The following are from one region of the Moritella sp. 24 genome:
- a CDS encoding LPP20 family lipoprotein — MKIKALKITVAAGIMALLSACSSQTNIDSDLNISGAPDWVNIGSQTVDNDSGRLLHGVGMSNGIADESLQKSVADNRARAEVARILATSVDAMQADYTAAANGEVSANVEREIKAKTKLALNGVKIIGRWKNPDNGDIYAFAELDLSDLEAAIKRATALTPKQ; from the coding sequence ATGAAAATAAAAGCATTAAAAATTACCGTGGCAGCCGGAATAATGGCTTTATTATCAGCGTGTTCTAGTCAAACAAATATCGATAGTGACTTGAATATTAGTGGCGCACCTGATTGGGTTAATATCGGTTCTCAAACGGTAGATAATGATTCTGGCCGTTTATTACACGGTGTCGGCATGTCAAATGGCATCGCTGACGAATCTTTACAAAAATCTGTTGCAGATAATCGTGCTCGTGCTGAAGTTGCGCGTATCCTAGCAACGTCTGTTGATGCGATGCAGGCCGATTATACTGCTGCTGCAAACGGTGAAGTCAGTGCGAATGTTGAACGCGAAATTAAAGCGAAAACGAAACTTGCACTGAATGGCGTAAAAATTATTGGTCGTTGGAAGAACCCAGATAATGGCGATATTTATGCTTTTGCTGAATTAGACCTGTCTGATCTTGAAGCGGCAATCAAACGTGCAACGGCATTGACGCCGAAACAGTAA
- a CDS encoding penicillin-binding protein activator LpoB yields the protein MNKLLKLVVGSILASTLLAGCSTSVERVDAGQTIDLSGAWNDTDSQMVAQEMISDVLARPWYNNFTAKTGKSPAVIVGTVRNLSHEHINTKTFVNEMERELINSGRVEFVASSDERNEIREERIDQDLNSTESTRNAAGQEQGADFILKGQINTIIDTADSDQVRYYQVDLSLISLADNRKVWVGQKKLKKLVSNGKLRY from the coding sequence ATGAATAAGTTGTTGAAATTAGTTGTAGGCTCGATCTTAGCATCGACATTATTAGCAGGCTGTAGCACATCTGTAGAGCGTGTTGATGCAGGTCAAACGATCGATTTAAGTGGTGCTTGGAATGACACCGATTCACAAATGGTTGCACAGGAAATGATTAGTGATGTACTAGCGCGTCCTTGGTATAACAATTTCACAGCTAAAACGGGTAAATCTCCGGCTGTGATTGTGGGTACAGTGCGTAACTTAAGCCATGAACACATTAATACTAAAACGTTCGTGAATGAAATGGAACGTGAACTAATCAATAGCGGCCGTGTTGAGTTTGTTGCATCAAGTGATGAGCGTAACGAGATCCGTGAAGAACGTATTGACCAAGATTTAAATTCAACAGAATCAACGCGTAACGCAGCTGGTCAAGAACAAGGTGCTGACTTTATCTTAAAAGGTCAAATCAACACGATTATTGATACTGCAGATAGCGATCAAGTACGTTATTACCAAGTTGATTTAAGTCTGATTAGCCTAGCGGATAACCGTAAAGTATGGGTAGGTCAGAAGAAACTGAAGAAGTTAGTGTCTAACGGTAAACTACGTTATTAA
- a CDS encoding LPP20 family lipoprotein encodes MMNKLFSTSLISAAAILLSACSSTPERPNWLDGADVNYPANVYLTASGQAQTASVADNRALANLAKIFEVSIADESIDFSEASISQSNASGSTIRQVDNKQTLSRFVNTQAQQVLQGVSIAERWQDPVTGQQSSLAVMKRAPAAALFMQSIRAADDQTSAAVKYAEQQAPNPLIALSSLESARQRQITRLNDNNNLRVVTGNDINVEYSVETLTQMIKIRLAALSFTTSATDEQALLSLQGAASEVGVQLKDNSQYKLVLTLDKGAVEQRQAWYWLRGNIVLHVMDGNNSISNKRWPFKISAQSEQLLEQRLAAKLTMKLPAYVYQILTPEVK; translated from the coding sequence ATGATGAATAAATTATTTTCGACAAGTTTAATTTCTGCTGCAGCCATATTGCTTAGCGCATGCAGTAGTACTCCAGAACGTCCGAATTGGTTAGATGGTGCAGATGTTAACTATCCTGCTAATGTCTATCTAACAGCCTCTGGTCAAGCACAAACGGCGAGTGTTGCGGACAATCGAGCCTTGGCTAATTTAGCTAAAATATTTGAAGTCTCAATTGCGGATGAAAGCATTGATTTTAGTGAAGCAAGTATCAGCCAAAGCAATGCGAGTGGCAGCACTATTCGACAAGTCGATAACAAACAGACGCTATCACGTTTTGTAAATACGCAGGCACAACAGGTTTTACAAGGGGTTAGTATTGCTGAACGTTGGCAAGATCCTGTAACTGGGCAGCAGTCGAGTCTCGCTGTTATGAAAAGAGCACCGGCAGCTGCATTATTCATGCAGTCAATTCGTGCGGCAGACGATCAAACAAGTGCTGCTGTGAAGTATGCTGAGCAGCAAGCGCCAAATCCACTGATTGCCCTTAGTTCATTAGAAAGTGCGCGTCAGCGTCAAATTACACGCTTAAATGATAATAATAATCTACGTGTGGTAACGGGTAATGATATTAATGTTGAATATTCTGTTGAAACCTTAACGCAGATGATTAAAATCCGTTTAGCGGCATTATCATTTACAACGTCGGCAACGGATGAACAAGCATTATTGTCTTTGCAAGGAGCGGCCTCTGAGGTCGGTGTACAGCTAAAAGATAATAGCCAATATAAATTGGTATTAACGTTAGATAAAGGTGCTGTAGAACAGCGTCAGGCTTGGTATTGGCTACGTGGTAACATTGTTTTACACGTAATGGATGGTAACAATAGTATTAGCAATAAACGCTGGCCATTTAAGATATCAGCACAGAGTGAACAATTGTTAGAGCAGCGCTTAGCGGCCAAGTTAACAATGAAGTTACCAGCTTATGTATATCAAATATTGACACCTGAAGTGAAGTAA
- the fis gene encoding DNA-binding transcriptional regulator Fis: protein MFEQNLAPSALTTTATVQQAEQIVQKPLRDSVQQALRNYLAQLNGQDVENLYDLVLAEVEAPMLDIIMQYTRGNQTRAAVMMGINRGTLRKKLKRYGMN, encoded by the coding sequence ATGTTTGAACAAAATCTGGCTCCTAGTGCCCTAACAACTACTGCAACCGTGCAACAAGCTGAACAAATTGTACAGAAACCATTACGTGATTCTGTACAACAAGCGCTACGAAATTACCTTGCACAATTAAATGGCCAAGACGTAGAAAATCTTTATGACTTGGTATTAGCAGAAGTTGAAGCGCCAATGCTAGATATCATTATGCAGTATACTCGCGGTAACCAAACCCGTGCAGCTGTGATGATGGGCATCAACCGTGGTACTCTTCGGAAGAAACTAAAACGTTACGGCATGAACTAA
- the dusB gene encoding tRNA dihydrouridine synthase DusB encodes MKIGPYLLDNQLFLAPMAGVTDRPFRQLCRELGVGMAVSEMLSSNPRVWSSEKSQQRMDHAGETGIRSVQIAGADPALMAAAAQHNVKNGAQIIDINMGCPAKKVNKKFAGSALMQHPEQVKLILDAVVNAVDIPVTLKIRTGWDPENRNGIQIAEIAEQAGIQALAVHGRTRACLYKGNAEYDTIKAIKASISIPVIANGDIDSPEKAKQVLEYTGADGLMIGRPAQGNPWIFREINHYLKTGEKLPVPTADEVRRVILQHVENLHQFYGEFKGVRFARKHVGWYIQHQSNGVEFRKSFNALESSAEQHLALMKYFDDLS; translated from the coding sequence ATGAAAATAGGTCCTTATCTTCTGGATAACCAATTATTCTTGGCTCCAATGGCTGGTGTTACTGATCGTCCTTTCCGTCAACTTTGTCGTGAACTGGGTGTTGGTATGGCTGTGTCAGAGATGCTATCGAGTAACCCTCGAGTTTGGTCTTCAGAAAAATCGCAACAGCGCATGGATCATGCTGGCGAAACCGGAATACGTTCAGTGCAAATTGCAGGAGCGGATCCCGCGTTGATGGCAGCAGCCGCGCAGCACAATGTAAAAAATGGTGCGCAGATCATTGATATCAACATGGGTTGCCCAGCGAAAAAAGTGAACAAGAAATTTGCGGGTTCTGCATTAATGCAACACCCGGAACAAGTGAAACTGATCTTAGACGCGGTAGTAAACGCGGTCGACATTCCAGTAACACTAAAGATACGTACCGGTTGGGATCCAGAAAATCGCAACGGTATACAGATAGCAGAAATCGCTGAGCAAGCTGGAATTCAAGCCCTCGCGGTTCATGGTCGTACTCGAGCCTGCCTGTACAAGGGCAATGCAGAATACGACACTATAAAAGCGATTAAAGCTAGCATTAGCATTCCTGTGATCGCAAATGGTGATATCGATAGCCCAGAAAAAGCAAAACAGGTACTTGAGTATACAGGTGCAGACGGTCTGATGATCGGACGTCCCGCTCAAGGCAATCCTTGGATTTTTCGGGAAATAAATCACTATCTTAAAACAGGTGAAAAATTACCCGTACCAACTGCTGACGAAGTTCGCCGAGTCATTTTGCAACATGTCGAGAACCTACACCAATTTTACGGTGAGTTTAAGGGCGTTCGATTTGCACGCAAACACGTTGGTTGGTACATACAACACCAGTCTAATGGTGTTGAGTTTCGTAAAAGCTTTAATGCATTGGAGAGTTCAGCCGAACAACACCTTGCATTAATGAAATATTTTGATGATTTAAGCTAA
- the prmA gene encoding 50S ribosomal protein L11 methyltransferase, which translates to MSWIQLKINANEETAEKIGNMLSGAGASAVTFMDSQDTPIFEPLPGETLLWGDTDVTGLFEADKDMQPILAFLAKTKVLGPDFRYKLEILEDKDWEREWMENFHPMQFGERLWICPSWRPVPDENAVNVMLDPGLAFGTGTHQTTALCLQWLDGQDLTDKTVVDFGCGSGILAIAALKLGAKRVIGVDIDPQAILASRDNAERNGVADQIELYLPADQPEGIKADVVVANILAAPLRELSGLIVSFLKPGGKIALSGILDHQAAELNEIYRQHCIMDEPTLRDEWARLNGEIK; encoded by the coding sequence ATGTCTTGGATCCAACTAAAAATTAATGCTAACGAAGAAACAGCTGAGAAGATAGGCAACATGCTATCTGGGGCAGGAGCAAGTGCTGTCACATTTATGGACTCACAAGATACTCCTATCTTTGAACCACTACCGGGTGAAACTCTACTTTGGGGTGATACCGATGTAACAGGTTTGTTTGAAGCCGATAAAGACATGCAGCCGATCTTAGCTTTCTTAGCAAAAACCAAGGTTCTAGGTCCAGATTTTCGCTACAAGTTAGAAATACTCGAAGACAAAGACTGGGAACGTGAATGGATGGAAAATTTCCACCCTATGCAATTTGGCGAACGTTTATGGATCTGCCCTAGCTGGCGTCCAGTACCGGATGAAAATGCGGTAAACGTAATGCTTGATCCAGGCTTAGCATTTGGTACTGGTACTCACCAAACAACAGCATTATGTCTACAATGGCTAGACGGCCAAGATCTAACAGATAAGACTGTTGTCGATTTTGGTTGTGGTTCAGGCATTCTAGCCATCGCAGCACTTAAATTAGGCGCTAAGCGTGTGATTGGTGTTGATATCGACCCGCAAGCTATCCTAGCAAGTCGTGATAATGCAGAGCGTAATGGCGTTGCAGACCAAATCGAATTGTACTTACCAGCTGATCAACCAGAAGGCATTAAAGCTGATGTGGTTGTAGCAAATATCCTAGCTGCACCACTACGTGAGCTATCTGGACTTATCGTCAGTTTCTTAAAACCAGGTGGTAAAATCGCCTTGTCAGGTATTTTGGATCATCAAGCAGCAGAATTGAACGAAATTTATCGTCAACACTGCATCATGGACGAACCAACATTACGTGATGAATGGGCTCGTTTAAACGGCGAAATCAAATAA
- a CDS encoding TolC family protein, whose amino-acid sequence MKTVFYGVISAIALSFNVQAAAIDFSEAWYQVAQKNDALLAKKEEVKHSEALQDAAKSLFLPSVDITGSYTYFDKPVEVDTSGIGAKLNGTPLAGLAGLAGLIPNAIPLTNQDFAHSSLNAVLPVYTGGRVMAAQDIREAQVDEAQSNYNLATRNTFTQLVQYYFGVVLSEQVYEVRLDAADALNDHLNHAIKLEQQGQIAKVERLMAQVSLDKAQIEAQKALRDYEIAKLALTKMLKQQESVLPTTPLFVNNSVTSVTPYLNKTLTDHPGIAILNAKREQAKGMVKMASAKHLPEVMLYGNYNLYSDDSATGELLPEWMVGVGIRIPIIERSGTSQEVVAAKSSVRQVNLLQMQMQQDLSILVEKTYAEMSQALEEYNSLASSEALSEETVVLRQKAFRQGLSTTLEVADAQLYATSIRVQRLSASYNYVKSLAQLLSVSGDIDRFMDYLQINGIEVK is encoded by the coding sequence ATGAAAACAGTCTTTTATGGCGTTATATCTGCAATCGCACTGAGTTTTAATGTGCAAGCTGCAGCCATTGATTTTTCTGAAGCTTGGTATCAAGTCGCGCAGAAGAATGATGCATTATTGGCAAAAAAAGAAGAAGTGAAACATTCAGAAGCATTGCAAGATGCTGCTAAGTCACTCTTTTTACCGAGTGTTGATATTACGGGGTCATATACCTATTTTGATAAACCAGTAGAAGTCGATACTTCTGGGATTGGAGCAAAATTAAATGGTACTCCGTTAGCCGGTTTAGCTGGTTTAGCTGGTTTAATTCCTAATGCTATTCCATTAACGAATCAGGATTTTGCTCATTCGTCATTGAATGCGGTACTACCTGTTTATACTGGCGGCCGCGTGATGGCTGCGCAAGATATTCGCGAAGCACAAGTCGATGAAGCACAAAGTAATTATAACTTAGCGACTCGTAATACCTTTACCCAACTGGTGCAGTATTATTTTGGTGTGGTGTTATCAGAGCAAGTCTATGAAGTGCGTCTTGATGCTGCAGATGCGTTAAATGATCACCTTAACCACGCAATAAAATTAGAGCAGCAAGGACAGATCGCGAAGGTTGAGCGATTAATGGCGCAAGTGTCATTAGATAAAGCACAAATTGAAGCGCAAAAAGCATTACGCGATTATGAAATTGCCAAGCTTGCGCTAACCAAAATGCTGAAACAACAAGAATCAGTATTACCGACCACGCCTTTATTTGTGAATAACAGCGTGACGTCTGTGACTCCTTATTTAAATAAAACGTTAACTGACCATCCTGGCATTGCGATCTTAAATGCCAAGCGCGAACAAGCGAAAGGCATGGTAAAAATGGCATCGGCTAAACATTTACCTGAAGTGATGCTGTACGGTAATTATAATTTATATTCTGATGACTCAGCGACAGGTGAACTGTTACCTGAATGGATGGTAGGTGTCGGTATCCGTATTCCAATCATAGAGCGTTCGGGTACATCGCAAGAAGTCGTTGCTGCAAAGAGCTCAGTGCGTCAGGTCAATTTATTACAAATGCAAATGCAGCAAGATTTATCCATTCTAGTGGAAAAAACGTATGCGGAAATGAGCCAAGCATTGGAAGAGTATAATTCTTTAGCATCGAGCGAAGCGTTATCTGAAGAAACGGTCGTACTACGCCAAAAAGCATTTAGACAAGGGTTATCAACAACACTGGAAGTGGCAGATGCACAATTGTATGCCACCAGTATTCGTGTTCAACGTTTATCTGCAAGCTATAACTATGTTAAATCACTTGCACAATTATTATCTGTTAGTGGCGATATCGATCGCTTTATGGATTATCTACAAATCAATGGTATCGAGGTTAAATAA
- a CDS encoding HlyD family secretion protein, which yields MSNIKKGIIAVVVLAVIGWLVVEFNRAYEPKNILLQGQIEAEQYNVSSKIPGRIASVDVKKGELVSKGQLIFSLASPELDAKLAQAKAGRSAASAMREQAETGAREQQIIASNDQWKKAQAAAQLMEKTYQRVDNLYKDGVVPEQKRDEVYTQWQAAKYTQNAAYQVYQMAKEGARKETKQAAIEQERMAEGVVAEVESYTKDTKQYALRNGEVVQILLKEGELAPTGFPVVSVVDINDSWAVFNIREDLLPRLKKGTLLTARIPALGDTTYQYKVSHIAVMGDYATWRSTDNAKGFDLRTFEIEARPVNPIADLRVGMSVLVELAPSATAQ from the coding sequence ATGAGTAATATTAAAAAAGGCATCATTGCAGTCGTAGTGTTAGCGGTCATCGGTTGGTTGGTCGTTGAGTTTAATCGTGCTTACGAACCTAAGAACATTTTGTTACAAGGTCAAATTGAAGCTGAGCAATATAATGTGTCGTCTAAGATCCCGGGCCGTATTGCGTCAGTAGACGTGAAAAAAGGTGAGCTGGTTAGCAAGGGACAATTAATTTTCTCACTAGCAAGTCCAGAGTTAGATGCAAAATTAGCGCAAGCAAAAGCAGGGCGTTCAGCAGCAAGTGCAATGCGTGAACAAGCTGAAACAGGGGCGCGTGAGCAACAAATTATCGCTTCTAACGACCAGTGGAAAAAAGCGCAAGCCGCAGCGCAGCTAATGGAAAAAACCTATCAGCGTGTTGATAATCTGTATAAAGACGGTGTAGTGCCAGAGCAGAAACGTGATGAAGTATATACGCAGTGGCAAGCCGCTAAATATACGCAAAATGCTGCTTATCAAGTGTATCAAATGGCAAAGGAAGGCGCGCGTAAAGAAACTAAACAAGCTGCGATTGAGCAAGAGCGTATGGCTGAAGGTGTCGTTGCTGAAGTCGAATCTTACACAAAAGACACCAAGCAATATGCACTACGGAATGGTGAAGTCGTACAAATATTATTGAAAGAAGGTGAACTTGCTCCGACTGGTTTCCCTGTTGTGAGCGTTGTTGATATTAATGATAGCTGGGCGGTATTTAATATTCGTGAAGACCTGTTACCACGTTTGAAAAAAGGCACGTTATTAACTGCACGTATTCCAGCATTAGGGGATACAACATATCAATATAAAGTATCACACATTGCGGTGATGGGTGACTATGCGACTTGGCGCTCAACAGACAATGCGAAAGGTTTTGATTTACGCACGTTTGAAATTGAAGCAAGACCGGTTAACCCAATTGCAGACCTACGTGTTGGTATGAGTGTATTAGTTGAGCTGGCGCCGTCAGCAACTGCGCAGTAA
- a CDS encoding ABC transporter permease codes for MMSSFITQIKAVWLRENKLILASKWQLSLVTWLPIACMLLVYAIFSQGIPRDLAVAVVDQDHSHLSRSLVRYIDANPSLAVTAQLTSVAEGKALMQQGDVYAVVYIPRDFEKQTYLAMTPEVTTFYNAQYVLIGKLVSSNMAKTFGTFTAQIDAVKTLASGGNLAVIKGAVAPISTQVNPLYNVSTNYIPFLVTAAVPALWQIFILVSVLLAFGLEYKNNTLNSWFQRADDSVVSAVIGKLLPYTLFSVIHGLLFLSFFYGYLNLPMQGNWGYLLLILVVAVLAGQAIALFIFTLSMNLTQAISMGAAYSAPAFAFIGVTFPAESMPQLAQMWRMLLPITHYMQLQIGQVNYGQDFMALLPQLMSLALFILTLIIAICRIQRHREKTLLNDRNTLSTGHEDE; via the coding sequence ATGATGAGTTCATTCATTACTCAAATAAAAGCGGTTTGGCTGCGAGAAAATAAATTAATACTGGCATCGAAATGGCAATTATCGCTAGTTACATGGTTGCCGATTGCGTGCATGTTGTTGGTATATGCTATTTTCTCACAAGGCATTCCACGTGATCTTGCTGTCGCTGTTGTCGATCAAGATCACAGCCATTTATCACGTAGCTTAGTGCGTTACATTGATGCGAACCCGTCGTTAGCGGTTACGGCCCAGTTGACGAGTGTTGCTGAAGGTAAAGCATTAATGCAGCAAGGTGACGTTTATGCTGTCGTTTATATTCCGCGTGATTTTGAAAAACAGACTTACTTAGCAATGACGCCAGAAGTCACGACCTTCTATAACGCACAGTATGTATTAATAGGGAAACTGGTTTCGTCGAACATGGCAAAAACCTTCGGCACTTTTACGGCTCAAATTGATGCGGTGAAGACGTTGGCTAGTGGGGGAAATCTTGCTGTGATTAAAGGTGCTGTAGCGCCAATTTCAACGCAAGTTAACCCGCTATATAACGTGTCGACTAACTATATACCTTTCTTAGTGACGGCAGCTGTACCTGCGTTATGGCAAATTTTTATTTTAGTCTCTGTACTGTTAGCGTTTGGACTGGAGTATAAAAATAATACCCTAAATAGCTGGTTCCAGCGTGCAGATGATTCGGTGGTGAGTGCTGTCATTGGCAAGTTACTGCCTTATACCTTATTTTCGGTTATTCATGGTTTGTTATTTTTGAGTTTCTTTTATGGTTACTTAAATCTACCGATGCAGGGTAACTGGGGGTATTTATTGCTTATTTTGGTCGTCGCAGTATTAGCAGGGCAAGCCATTGCGTTATTTATTTTTACCTTGTCGATGAATCTGACGCAAGCAATTAGCATGGGTGCTGCTTATTCTGCGCCTGCGTTTGCATTTATTGGGGTGACATTCCCCGCTGAAAGCATGCCGCAGCTAGCACAAATGTGGCGTATGTTATTACCGATCACCCATTATATGCAGTTGCAGATCGGTCAGGTCAACTATGGTCAGGACTTTATGGCTTTGTTACCTCAGTTAATGTCATTAGCGCTATTCATATTAACGTTAATTATCGCTATATGCCGTATTCAGCGTCATCGTGAAAAAACGCTTTTGAATGACCGCAATACGTTATCAACGGGGCATGAAGATGAATAA
- a CDS encoding ABC transporter permease: MNKFLALVVFEVKSIFADRSILLTMFGGIIMYSILYPLPYSQQVSRDAEIVVIDYDRSSMSRELIRMVNASPDTHIAGQVDSVRDAEALIEKGEIKGFLIIPEHFRRDLFMKKPVTLSLGGDASYFMTYSTIATGILKAGGTLSAQIKVARLTVDKENILLAKQQWQPASLNLQPVFNQVNGYLDYVVPAVFILILQQTLLIVSGILSGGQNERSRAKEQGYWLTASPVLLLLARCLVFLCLYLVFSLYYFGFALDVYGVNRLAAALDILKLLIPFLVAVACLGVALGQLYSQAETATQVILFSSMPVLFSSGFIWPVSEIPTWLVTLSQLFPSTAAIQGLLQLNQMGADFEMVSHFQTQLLIQAFGYSLLAILLIAYKQRKYRLIAE, from the coding sequence ATGAATAAATTCTTAGCGTTAGTTGTTTTTGAAGTAAAAAGTATTTTTGCTGACCGTAGCATTTTATTGACCATGTTTGGTGGCATTATTATGTACTCGATCTTGTATCCGTTACCGTACTCTCAGCAGGTATCAAGAGATGCTGAGATCGTTGTTATTGATTATGATCGCAGTTCGATGAGTCGTGAATTGATTCGTATGGTTAATGCGTCACCTGATACTCATATTGCTGGTCAGGTTGATTCGGTAAGGGATGCGGAAGCGCTCATTGAAAAAGGAGAAATAAAAGGTTTCTTAATTATTCCTGAGCATTTCCGTCGCGACCTGTTTATGAAAAAACCAGTCACCTTATCACTCGGTGGTGATGCCAGTTATTTCATGACTTACTCGACCATTGCAACTGGTATTCTCAAAGCGGGTGGTACGCTATCTGCGCAGATAAAAGTCGCAAGGCTTACTGTAGATAAGGAAAACATCCTATTAGCGAAACAGCAATGGCAACCAGCATCTTTAAACTTGCAGCCAGTGTTTAACCAAGTAAATGGATACCTAGATTATGTGGTACCAGCGGTGTTTATTCTTATCTTGCAGCAAACATTATTGATTGTCAGTGGTATTTTATCTGGTGGGCAAAATGAACGATCACGAGCGAAAGAACAGGGCTATTGGTTAACCGCATCACCGGTATTATTGTTATTGGCACGTTGTCTGGTATTTCTGTGTTTATATTTGGTGTTTAGCTTGTATTACTTTGGCTTTGCATTGGATGTTTATGGCGTTAACAGACTCGCTGCTGCGTTGGATATTTTGAAATTACTCATTCCATTCTTAGTGGCTGTTGCGTGTCTTGGTGTTGCACTAGGGCAATTATATAGCCAAGCTGAAACAGCAACGCAGGTTATCTTATTTAGCTCAATGCCAGTGTTGTTTAGCAGTGGTTTTATTTGGCCTGTGAGTGAAATCCCAACGTGGTTAGTCACGTTATCTCAGTTATTCCCAAGTACAGCGGCTATCCAAGGTTTATTACAATTAAACCAAATGGGCGCAGACTTTGAGATGGTTAGTCATTTTCAAACTCAGCTCTTAATACAAGCATTTGGTTATAGTCTGCTGGCTATTTTATTGATTGCTTATAAACAGCGAAAATATCGATTAATAGCGGAATAA
- a CDS encoding aminoacyl-tRNA deacylase has product MSMATKVGQFLASHNIDFSLVKHRHTASSFNSALSAHVPSSQVAKAVILRDLGGDHLMAVVPANKHVLIGEINRQTGKQYYLLAEHELATLFQDCEPGAIPSLGQIYGMDMLVDDMLFEQEQLFIESGDHMNLINLDKRQFGKAMGSLPHSHISGYSFKEGPLFERRDL; this is encoded by the coding sequence ATGAGCATGGCAACCAAAGTAGGCCAGTTTCTGGCTAGTCACAACATCGATTTTAGTTTAGTTAAACATCGTCACACGGCAAGTTCATTTAATTCAGCATTATCGGCACACGTCCCCAGTTCGCAAGTCGCAAAGGCGGTGATTTTACGTGATCTTGGCGGCGACCATTTAATGGCAGTCGTACCAGCAAATAAACATGTATTAATTGGTGAAATTAATCGGCAAACCGGTAAACAATATTATCTATTGGCGGAGCACGAGCTAGCAACGCTGTTTCAAGACTGTGAACCCGGGGCAATTCCTTCACTCGGGCAGATTTACGGTATGGATATGCTGGTGGATGATATGTTGTTTGAACAAGAACAGCTATTTATTGAATCGGGCGATCATATGAATCTAATCAATTTAGATAAACGTCAGTTCGGTAAAGCGATGGGCAGTTTACCGCACAGCCATATTAGCGGTTATAGCTTTAAAGAAGGGCCGCTGTTTGAACGTCGCGATCTGTAA
- a CDS encoding mechanosensitive ion channel family protein, producing MEYLEQLLTEAPELAAIYGTKILLALVIFVVGKYLANVMKKVTSTLLLKRNIDMTVASFISNMAWAVVFAFTVIATLSQFGVQTASLVAVIGAAGLAVGLALQGSLSNFAAGVLMVIFRPCRIGDYIEAAGVSGTVDEITIFSTRLVTPDNKVVIAPNAAIMDGTITNYSALGKRRLDLVVGVSYDADIKQTKAILIDVIKKNEFTLQDPEYTVGILELADSSVNFAVRPWVKTSDYWGAYFSMQEELKLALDAAGIAIPYPQLDLHVQGNPTPPAS from the coding sequence ATGGAATATCTTGAACAACTACTCACGGAAGCACCAGAGCTTGCTGCGATTTACGGTACAAAAATACTACTTGCGTTGGTTATTTTTGTCGTTGGTAAATACCTTGCTAATGTAATGAAGAAAGTAACTTCAACCTTATTACTGAAACGTAATATTGATATGACGGTTGCTTCGTTTATTAGTAACATGGCATGGGCGGTTGTCTTTGCCTTCACTGTTATTGCGACATTAAGTCAGTTTGGCGTTCAAACCGCATCGCTCGTTGCTGTTATTGGTGCCGCTGGTTTAGCCGTAGGTCTTGCATTACAAGGTTCGTTGTCAAACTTTGCTGCGGGTGTATTGATGGTCATCTTCCGCCCATGTCGTATCGGTGATTATATCGAAGCTGCAGGCGTTTCCGGTACTGTTGACGAGATCACGATTTTCTCTACACGTTTAGTGACTCCAGACAATAAAGTCGTGATTGCACCGAATGCGGCAATCATGGACGGTACAATTACGAACTATTCAGCGCTGGGTAAACGTCGTTTAGATCTTGTTGTTGGCGTATCTTATGACGCAGACATCAAGCAAACTAAAGCGATCCTGATTGATGTGATCAAGAAGAATGAATTCACGCTACAAGATCCAGAATATACTGTTGGTATCCTAGAATTAGCCGATTCATCTGTTAACTTCGCGGTTCGTCCTTGGGTTAAAACAAGCGATTACTGGGGTGCTTATTTCAGTATGCAAGAAGAGCTTAAACTTGCTCTTGATGCTGCTGGTATCGCGATCCCTTATCCACAATTAGATTTGCATGTACAAGGTAATCCAACACCTCCAGCAAGCTAA